A genomic window from Leptospira broomii serovar Hurstbridge str. 5399 includes:
- a CDS encoding SDR family oxidoreductase, protein MKLNGNTILITGGASGIGLEMASRLLERDNSVIITGRNKEKLKSAKEKLPKLHTIQSDVSSEKEIESLYQEVIKRFPNLNVLINNAGVMRVVNFHETHSSLTDFTREININLIGSIWMTKQFIPHLKKQPVGAIIQITSGLAFVPLPTSPIYCATKAALHSFVQSLRVQLKNTNLKIFEVAPPATQTEMLGQFEPSDMKGVSIMKVEDMVRDTLKGIEKDSFEIRPGQSNQLKFMSRLAPDFILNQMSKSIDRMLAGSK, encoded by the coding sequence ATGAAACTAAACGGAAACACGATTTTAATTACAGGCGGCGCGAGCGGCATCGGATTGGAAATGGCCTCGCGTCTTCTTGAACGTGATAACTCAGTTATCATAACTGGACGCAATAAAGAAAAATTAAAAAGTGCAAAGGAGAAACTTCCTAAGCTTCACACTATTCAAAGCGATGTTAGTAGCGAAAAAGAAATCGAATCTCTTTACCAAGAGGTGATCAAACGGTTTCCTAATCTCAACGTGTTAATCAATAATGCCGGGGTGATGCGAGTCGTTAACTTTCACGAAACTCATAGTTCGCTCACGGATTTTACCCGAGAAATAAATATAAATTTAATTGGTTCGATTTGGATGACAAAACAATTCATACCTCATCTCAAAAAGCAGCCTGTCGGAGCTATTATACAAATTACTTCTGGTCTTGCTTTTGTCCCCTTGCCGACTTCTCCTATTTATTGTGCAACCAAAGCGGCGCTGCATTCTTTTGTGCAGTCTCTTCGGGTCCAGTTAAAAAATACGAATCTTAAAATCTTTGAAGTCGCACCTCCTGCTACGCAAACTGAAATGTTAGGTCAATTCGAGCCTAGCGATATGAAAGGCGTCAGTATTATGAAGGTGGAAGATATGGTCCGAGACACGTTGAAAGGAATTGAAAAAGATTCTTTTGAGATTCGTCCAGGCCAGAGTAACCAATTGAAGTTCATGAGTCGCTTGGCTCCGGATTTTATCCTGAACCAAATGAGCAAATCAATAGATCGAATGCTTGCCGGTTCAAAATAA
- a CDS encoding DoxX family protein, protein MKYKYMKVLNFFLRIEDTEHPYKIIIRFLVGGVFLWEGIIKFLYTNQGLGRFTKLGFPEPGLVSGLIGGLEIAGGLLLIAGFLTKPIGCLFVIEMIVAMAMTKVPLFFGTSPLASPQVPPIIGIWAVLHEIRSEYAQALGSLFLVLTGPGRNSIDALLKGRAES, encoded by the coding sequence GTGAAATACAAATACATGAAAGTATTAAATTTCTTTTTAAGAATAGAAGATACGGAACATCCGTATAAAATTATCATCCGATTTTTAGTGGGTGGAGTTTTCCTTTGGGAAGGCATTATCAAATTTCTTTATACGAATCAGGGCTTGGGAAGATTCACAAAACTTGGTTTTCCTGAGCCCGGGCTTGTTAGCGGTCTTATCGGGGGATTGGAAATCGCGGGTGGGCTTTTGCTCATAGCCGGATTTCTGACAAAGCCCATCGGTTGTCTTTTCGTAATCGAAATGATTGTAGCGATGGCCATGACCAAGGTGCCGCTATTTTTTGGGACGTCTCCCTTGGCGTCGCCTCAGGTGCCTCCGATCATCGGCATTTGGGCGGTTTTGCATGAAATTCGATCCGAATATGCTCAAGCTTTGGGATCGCTTTTCTTGGTTCTTACCGGGCCCGGACGTAATTCCATTGACGCACTTTTGAAAGGAAGAGCGGAATCGTAA
- a CDS encoding glycoside hydrolase family 5 protein, translating into MSMNQNKGIGICTILFFLLTTISCSPDGAKFGPNLLGTLSSLTGNLQGIGLNPNASREQLVSPTGIPLPSVPLSTNGRYIVDTNNNRFKLKAVNWYGASDTRFVVAGLDKQPISYIVSLIKEWGFNAVRLPFSNVMLHQATPVADADISANPQFSGLTPLQVYDQTVQALTEAGIAVVLNNHTTLAEWCCGFDYNGLWYHTGSSLAYNSSTDMWQADWLMMVNRYKNNKMVVAADLRNEVRTQRRGDSYIPDSPNWGSGDVNDWHKASQDLGGLITQNNPDLLVIVEGINWWGLIPILGSGERPHLKPIKGLPVHLPLSNKLVYSAHNYGYIGPNNNGDPKTSGSNITYSQMDPTTFRNTVYSEWGYVVDPELYYTAPVWVSEFGASPSTTNDQDKQWLQNLVDYLIERDLDFAFWPLNGNDEWGLVSSDWSRTLKDDWRFAQLNRLLTYSGNQGQSVFAYHFSNLSIGSGNDNSSTLNNDWDNGANKGTCPDGYRLNGLSQDQRALCTDVTYGVLWNSNRNFNVQAVNETATRYHGTGDWAGGFTKYECPQNFYVSGFSKRWWGTSGILCAQSNRSLGNSCRTVWFDRGDNRTSSRGGDWASGSYKGQCDDGEYLGGIAQRNGSASALLCCL; encoded by the coding sequence ATGTCGATGAATCAAAATAAGGGGATCGGAATCTGTACGATTCTTTTTTTCCTTTTAACAACTATTTCTTGTTCGCCAGACGGTGCAAAATTCGGCCCGAATCTACTGGGAACTCTTTCTTCCTTAACCGGGAATTTGCAGGGAATCGGATTGAACCCAAATGCGAGTCGCGAGCAATTGGTTTCCCCTACGGGAATTCCCCTTCCCTCGGTTCCTTTAAGCACGAATGGGAGATACATCGTCGATACGAATAACAATCGGTTTAAATTAAAGGCGGTGAACTGGTACGGAGCAAGCGACACTCGTTTTGTCGTAGCCGGACTAGATAAGCAGCCGATTTCATATATCGTTTCTCTAATCAAAGAATGGGGATTTAACGCAGTTCGATTACCCTTTTCAAACGTTATGCTGCATCAAGCGACTCCCGTTGCCGATGCGGATATTAGTGCGAATCCACAATTTAGCGGCTTAACTCCTCTGCAAGTTTACGACCAAACAGTCCAAGCCCTAACCGAAGCAGGAATTGCAGTAGTTTTAAATAATCATACGACCTTAGCGGAATGGTGCTGCGGATTCGACTATAACGGTCTTTGGTATCATACCGGTTCGAGTTTAGCCTACAATTCTTCGACGGATATGTGGCAGGCCGATTGGCTTATGATGGTGAATCGCTATAAAAATAATAAAATGGTCGTCGCAGCCGATCTAAGAAACGAGGTCAGAACGCAAAGACGCGGTGATTCTTATATTCCCGATAGCCCGAATTGGGGATCGGGTGACGTAAACGACTGGCATAAGGCTTCCCAAGATTTGGGCGGGTTAATTACTCAAAACAATCCGGATTTACTCGTCATCGTCGAAGGCATAAATTGGTGGGGACTTATTCCGATTCTTGGTTCGGGTGAACGCCCGCATCTCAAGCCTATAAAGGGTCTGCCGGTCCACTTACCTCTTTCTAATAAACTCGTCTATTCGGCCCATAATTACGGTTATATCGGTCCGAATAATAATGGGGATCCAAAAACTTCGGGAAGTAATATCACCTATAGCCAAATGGACCCGACCACGTTTCGTAACACTGTCTATTCCGAATGGGGATATGTGGTTGATCCTGAGCTCTATTACACTGCGCCGGTCTGGGTAAGCGAGTTCGGCGCGTCCCCCTCTACGACTAATGATCAAGATAAGCAATGGCTGCAAAACTTAGTCGATTATCTAATCGAACGGGATCTGGATTTTGCATTTTGGCCTTTAAACGGAAACGACGAGTGGGGACTGGTTTCGAGCGATTGGTCTAGAACATTGAAAGACGATTGGCGTTTCGCACAATTGAATCGTCTATTGACGTATTCCGGTAACCAAGGACAGAGCGTTTTCGCCTACCATTTTTCAAATCTATCTATCGGAAGTGGAAATGACAATTCATCGACTCTGAACAACGATTGGGATAATGGAGCGAATAAAGGAACCTGCCCCGATGGATATCGGCTGAATGGACTCAGCCAAGATCAACGTGCTCTTTGCACGGATGTTACCTACGGAGTCCTTTGGAATTCAAATAGAAATTTTAATGTGCAAGCCGTTAACGAAACCGCTACCCGATACCATGGAACCGGAGATTGGGCCGGAGGTTTTACAAAGTACGAATGCCCGCAAAACTTTTACGTATCCGGCTTTTCAAAACGTTGGTGGGGAACTAGCGGTATACTCTGCGCACAAAGCAATCGTTCGTTGGGGAATAGCTGTAGAACCGTTTGGTTCGATAGAGGAGACAATAGAACATCCTCTCGAGGTGGTGATTGGGCCTCCGGATCGTATAAAGGTCAGTGCGATGATGGTGAATATTTAGGTGGTATCGCTCAACGAAACGGTTCGGCGAGCGCCCTACTCTGCTGTTTATAA